One genomic segment of Gopherus flavomarginatus isolate rGopFla2 chromosome 11, rGopFla2.mat.asm, whole genome shotgun sequence includes these proteins:
- the LOC127031323 gene encoding olfactory receptor 10A7-like has protein sequence MEGNLSTVTEFIFLGFSDLQHLQLFLFILVLLIYLIILIGNSLIVAVTVTDLTLQSPMYFFLRNLSALEICYTSVIIPKTLSNLLSERQTISFLGCATQMYFFLLFGTSECCLLALMSYDRYVAICNPMRYSLIMSRKVTTRLASVAWIAGNVVAFEQTVTIFMLSFHGSNKIEHFFCDVIPVLKLASTDTSLNDVINTVLTVVFIIFPFVLIIISYVCILSTILKMRSAEGRHKAFSTCSSHIITVTLFFGSCFITYMRPSSSGSVDTNRAISLLYTVITPMFNPIIYSLRNKEVKEALRKLLGSSRTSSFSQNKVLCLL, from the coding sequence ATGGAGGGAAACTTAAGTACAGTGACTGAGTTTATCTTTCTGGGCTTCTCGGACCTCCAGCATCTGCAGCTCTTTCTCTTTATCCTGGTCTTACTCATCTACCTCATCATCCTGATAGGAAATAGCCTCATTGTTGCTGTCACAGTGACTGACCTGACGCTCCAAagccccatgtatttcttcctcagaaACTTGTCAGCCCTGGAGATCTGCTACACCTCGGTCATCATCCCCAAAACCTTGTCCAACCTCCTGTCAGAGCGTCAGACCATCTCCTTCCTTGGCTGTGCAACCCAGATgtatttcttcctcctctttggcACCTCGGAGTGCTGCCTGCTGGCTCTAATGTCCTATGACCGATATGTCGCCATATGCAACCCCATGCGTTACTCGCTCATCATGAGCAGAAAAGTCACCACTAGATTGGCATCTGTGGCGTGGATTGCAGGCAATGTGGTGGCATTTGAGCAAACGGTCACTATATTCATGTTATCCTTCCATGGGTCAAATAAAATCGAGCACTTTTTTTGCGatgttattccagtgcttaagctGGCAAGTACAGACACGTCCCTGAATGATGTTATCAACACCGTGCTCACTGTAGTGTTCATAATATTCCCCTTTGTCCTGATCATCATCTCCTACGTCTGCATCCTCTCCACCATCCTGAAGATGCGCTCAGCTGAGGGGAGACACAAAgctttctccacctgctcctcgcACATCATCACAGTCACCTTGTTCTTTGGCAGCTGCTTTATCACCTACATGAGGCCCAGTTCCAGTGGTTCTGTGGACACCAACCGAGCAATCTCCTTGCTCTACACGGTCATTACTCCAATGTTCAACCCAATCATATACAGTCTGAGGAACAAAGAAGTCAAGGAGGCTCTGAGGAAACTCTTGGGCAGCAGTAGGACTTCTTCGTTCTCACAAAATAAAGTTCTTTGTCTCCTCTAA
- the LOC127031797 gene encoding olfactory receptor 6B1-like — MYFFLSNFFSFMEIWYNIVTVPKMLSSFMVERTTITVLGCIIQFYAFCCLGTTECMFLGVMAYDRYYIAICYPLHYSTLMNKKVCTWLAVGSWVSGFIGNLPLTISTTQFFFCGPNKINHFCNLAPVLNLSCTDTSVSEMVFFTFAWVIILCSFLLTMVSYCYIISTIRRMPSTIGRQRAFSTCTSHLIVVTIFYSTVTFMYVWPKVRYTFQADKVVSVFYCVVTPLLNPVIYNLRNKEVKEALRRMLCSRRRLNWKNFGLIDWDS; from the coding sequence atgtacttcttcctgagcAACTTCTTCTCTTTTATGGAGATCTGGTACAACATAGTCACTGTGCCCAAGATGCTGTCCAGCTTCATGGTGGAGAGGACCACCATAACTGTGTTGGGCTGCATCATCCAATTCTATGCCTTCTGCTGCTTGGGAACCACAGAGTGCATGTTCCTGGGTGTGATGGCTTATGATCGCTACTACATTGCCATCTGCTACCCGCTGCATTACAGCACTCTGATGAACAAAAAGGTCTGCACCTGGCTGGCTGTTGGCTCTTGGGTGAGTGGTTTCATTGGCAATTTGCCTCTCACCATCTCTACCACTCAGTTCTTCTTCTGCGGCCCCAACAAGATCAACCACTTCTGCAACCTGGCACCAGTGCTGAACCTCTCATGCACAGACACCTCAGTCAGCGAGATGGTATTCTTCACCTTCGCCTGGGTCATCATCCTCTGCTCCTTCCTGCTCACTATGGTGTCCTATTGCtacatcatctccaccatccgCAGGATGCCCTCCACCATTGGCAGACAACGGGCCTTTtccacctgcacctcccacctcaTCGTGGTCACCATTTTCTACAGCACTGTCACCTTCATGTATGTCTGGCCCAAGGTGCGCTACACCTTCCAGGCAGACAAGGTAGTCTCTGTCTTCTACTGTGTAGTCACCCCGCTCCTCAACCCTGTCATCTACAACCTGAGGAACAAGGAAGTGAAGGAGGCACTGAGGAGAATGCTGTGCAGCAGAAGAAGGCTAAATTGGAAGAACTTTGGACTCATTGACTGGGATAGTTAA